A window from Salinigranum halophilum encodes these proteins:
- a CDS encoding MFS transporter codes for MGRRGGETRRLELAPHAAAVSLGYVIFAYAAVPGSLTTRLSIDFASFGLLTSAALGAFVVSQPIASRLTDTQPTARLLRWALLLHVVLAVGLDFVTSFSTLLALRAAWGVVGGFVLSVGATQLARLHRGSATTRQQGVYGALLTLGGAVGFLVTPRLAEVAAATPGIGPIHAPGALLALPALGLLLSSRGDETTRPPEKTGDETSQSSDERVSVLTNPVVLLAAFVYVAIIGSFVTLSTFVTAYYTDLGIAGPLSALVLVVATAGRWVGGLAVANEWLTDATVILGGTAVAVVGFAALAAPLPTAVVLVFPLVAMVAVSLPFGAVYAVAARATPRDGAALAVVVAAGNVGSIVLPAATGAARDLTGGYGVGFLALAGLNLLALGGAVVFRRRLTARPRPA; via the coding sequence GTGGGTCGACGCGGCGGAGAGACGCGCCGGCTCGAACTCGCCCCGCACGCGGCGGCCGTCTCGCTCGGCTACGTCATCTTCGCGTACGCGGCGGTGCCGGGGTCGCTCACCACACGCCTGAGCATCGACTTCGCGTCCTTCGGGCTCCTGACGAGCGCCGCGCTCGGCGCGTTCGTTGTCTCACAACCCATCGCGTCGCGCCTGACCGACACTCAGCCGACGGCACGGCTCCTCCGGTGGGCGCTCCTCCTGCACGTCGTCCTCGCCGTCGGTCTCGACTTCGTCACCTCCTTCTCGACCCTGCTCGCCTTACGGGCCGCCTGGGGCGTCGTCGGTGGGTTCGTCCTGAGCGTCGGCGCGACACAGCTCGCACGACTACATCGCGGCTCGGCGACGACCCGACAACAGGGCGTCTACGGGGCGTTGCTCACACTCGGCGGTGCCGTGGGCTTTCTCGTCACGCCTCGACTCGCCGAAGTCGCGGCGGCGACACCCGGAATCGGGCCGATTCACGCCCCCGGTGCACTGCTCGCGCTGCCGGCACTCGGGCTCTTGCTCTCGAGCCGCGGTGACGAGACGACGCGGCCACCGGAGAAGACGGGAGACGAGACGAGCCAGTCGAGTGACGAGCGAGTGTCGGTCCTCACGAACCCCGTCGTCCTCCTGGCGGCGTTCGTCTACGTCGCCATCATCGGCTCGTTCGTGACGCTGTCGACGTTCGTGACGGCGTACTACACCGACCTCGGCATCGCCGGGCCGCTGAGCGCGCTGGTGCTCGTCGTCGCCACCGCGGGTCGGTGGGTCGGCGGCCTGGCCGTCGCGAACGAGTGGCTGACGGACGCGACGGTCATCCTCGGGGGCACGGCCGTCGCTGTCGTCGGCTTCGCCGCGCTCGCGGCACCGCTGCCGACCGCGGTCGTGCTCGTCTTTCCGCTGGTGGCGATGGTCGCGGTGTCGCTCCCGTTCGGCGCGGTGTACGCTGTCGCGGCCCGGGCGACGCCACGCGACGGGGCCGCTCTCGCGGTCGTCGTCGCGGCCGGGAACGTCGGCTCGATCGTCCTCCCCGCCGCGACGGGTGCCGCGCGCGACCTCACCGGCGGCTACGGCGTCGGCTTTCTCGCGCTCGCAGGGCTGAACCTCCTCGCGCTCGGGGGCGCGGTGGTGTTCCGCCGCAGGCTGACAGCACGACCCCGTCCGGCGTGA
- the arcS gene encoding archaeosine synthase subunit alpha, producing MTDYFEVHARDGAARIGELRLSAPLTTPALGDDVVEDAGSLWSEARTTPEGSEEALTVLPHRAFPAGTREAVQESFAVDYPDVDFPSAAVVTAETAADYGADAYVLADAVGVVGHASAFVDAVRAVRDATPADTALYLAGVATPANVATLAYCGVDLVDGKFARIKGRQGRYLASDGEYFLEDLDELPCACPACQSGRESFTRGDCATHNVNALAAELARVRRRIRDGRLRDYVEGQARHEAWCTAAFRTLDQQYGFVEERTPVIRDAELLSATEDTLRRVEIQRFADRVTSRYRNRFDRPLVLVPCSARKPYSESQSHAQFHDAINFRAHLVSMTSPIGVVPQELELTYPAQHYDSVVTGRWSEDEIGFVARVLERYLERNDYPKIVAHVPDEGYREVCERVEASLGLDFEYTVVDHPTTDDSLANLRDALDGEMSYRKRTREHSTVRAIADYMFGDGAGDEVFPSGTFQTTARYPKLQVRGTEGEQWATMVPQYGMLAFTLAGARRWVESDAPTKTVEIDSFVPHGSVLAPGVVDASADIRVGDEVVVTGPKAFGVGRAEMSGPEMCGSSRGIAVEVRHVEET from the coding sequence ATGACCGACTACTTCGAGGTTCACGCGCGCGACGGGGCGGCGCGCATCGGCGAACTCCGTCTGTCTGCTCCCCTGACGACCCCCGCGCTCGGCGACGACGTCGTCGAGGACGCGGGGAGCCTGTGGAGCGAGGCCCGCACGACGCCCGAGGGCAGCGAGGAAGCCCTCACCGTGCTTCCCCACCGGGCGTTCCCGGCCGGAACGCGAGAAGCGGTCCAGGAGTCGTTCGCCGTCGACTACCCCGACGTCGACTTCCCGAGCGCGGCGGTCGTCACCGCCGAGACGGCGGCGGACTACGGCGCGGACGCGTACGTACTCGCCGACGCGGTGGGCGTCGTCGGCCACGCCTCGGCGTTCGTCGACGCCGTTCGGGCGGTCAGGGACGCGACGCCCGCCGACACCGCCCTCTACCTCGCCGGCGTCGCCACGCCCGCGAACGTCGCGACCCTGGCGTACTGCGGCGTCGACCTCGTCGACGGGAAATTCGCCCGCATCAAGGGCCGACAGGGTCGGTATCTCGCGAGCGACGGCGAGTACTTCCTCGAGGACCTCGACGAACTCCCCTGTGCGTGTCCGGCGTGTCAGAGCGGCCGCGAGTCGTTCACCCGCGGGGACTGTGCGACCCACAACGTCAACGCACTCGCCGCCGAACTCGCGCGGGTCCGTCGACGCATCCGCGACGGCCGCCTCCGCGACTACGTCGAGGGACAGGCGCGCCACGAGGCGTGGTGTACCGCCGCCTTCCGGACGCTGGACCAGCAGTACGGCTTCGTCGAGGAACGGACGCCCGTCATCCGCGACGCGGAACTGCTCTCGGCGACGGAGGACACCCTTCGGCGCGTCGAGATTCAGCGTTTCGCCGACCGGGTGACCTCGCGGTACCGGAACCGCTTCGACCGGCCGCTCGTCTTAGTCCCCTGTTCCGCCCGAAAGCCCTACAGCGAGTCCCAGTCGCACGCGCAGTTCCACGACGCCATCAACTTCCGCGCGCACCTCGTGTCGATGACGTCACCCATCGGTGTCGTCCCGCAGGAACTCGAACTCACCTACCCCGCCCAGCACTACGATTCGGTGGTGACGGGGCGATGGAGCGAGGACGAGATCGGCTTCGTCGCACGGGTGCTCGAGCGCTACCTCGAGCGGAACGACTACCCGAAGATCGTCGCCCACGTCCCCGACGAAGGGTATCGCGAGGTCTGCGAGCGCGTCGAGGCGTCACTCGGCCTCGACTTCGAGTACACCGTCGTCGACCACCCCACCACCGACGACTCCCTCGCGAACCTCCGTGACGCGCTCGACGGCGAGATGAGCTACCGGAAACGCACGAGAGAACACAGCACCGTCCGCGCCATCGCGGACTACATGTTCGGCGACGGCGCGGGCGACGAGGTGTTCCCGTCCGGGACGTTCCAGACGACGGCGCGGTACCCGAAGCTCCAGGTGCGGGGGACGGAGGGCGAGCAGTGGGCGACGATGGTGCCCCAGTACGGCATGCTCGCCTTTACCCTCGCCGGCGCGCGGCGCTGGGTCGAGAGCGACGCGCCGACCAAGACCGTCGAAATCGACAGCTTCGTCCCGCACGGGTCGGTCCTCGCACCCGGCGTCGTCGACGCCTCGGCGGACATCAGAGTCGGCGACGAGGTGGTCGTCACCGGGCCGAAGGCGTTCGGCGTGGGTCGTGCGGAGATGTCCGGCCCGGAGATGTGCGGCTCTTCGAGGGGAATCGCCGTCGAGGTGCGACACGTCGAGGAGACGTAG
- a CDS encoding M48 family metallopeptidase codes for MRHLGLKARMALVGSVLFVFYAVAAVVAMGVFGLSLPLVLVGSVGFVGVQYKLGKWMALRSVGAEDLPEDRFSDIHRRVDALSREMGIDKPRLMVARMGVPNAFAVGRKGNGTVVVSEELLHRLEPDEVEAVLAHELAHIRNRDVVMMVLGQGVASIVAIVAQWAVLLTGDNDLADFFLAIVVGQITQLLVMLFVFAISRYREYVADADAAEEVGGGEPLATALEKISRRSERADDTAVDAQVNALCIFGEKRGLAKLFATHPPVEKRIERLRA; via the coding sequence ATGCGACACCTCGGTCTCAAAGCGCGGATGGCGCTCGTCGGCTCGGTGTTGTTCGTCTTCTACGCCGTCGCGGCCGTCGTCGCGATGGGCGTGTTCGGGCTGTCGCTCCCGCTCGTCCTCGTCGGCAGCGTCGGCTTCGTCGGCGTCCAGTACAAACTCGGTAAGTGGATGGCGCTGCGGAGCGTCGGCGCCGAGGACCTCCCCGAGGACCGCTTCTCGGACATCCACCGCCGCGTCGATGCCCTCTCGCGGGAGATGGGTATCGACAAGCCGCGGCTGATGGTCGCGCGGATGGGCGTCCCCAACGCGTTCGCCGTCGGGCGGAAGGGGAACGGGACGGTCGTCGTCAGCGAGGAACTCCTGCACCGGCTCGAACCCGACGAGGTCGAGGCGGTCCTCGCACACGAACTCGCCCACATCCGCAACCGCGACGTGGTGATGATGGTACTGGGGCAGGGCGTCGCCTCCATCGTCGCCATCGTCGCCCAGTGGGCCGTCCTCCTGACCGGCGACAACGACCTCGCGGACTTCTTCCTCGCCATCGTCGTCGGCCAGATTACCCAGCTCCTGGTGATGCTGTTCGTCTTCGCCATCTCTCGCTACCGCGAGTACGTCGCCGACGCGGACGCCGCCGAGGAGGTCGGCGGCGGCGAACCGCTGGCGACCGCGCTGGAGAAGATCAGCCGGCGGTCGGAGCGCGCCGACGACACCGCGGTCGACGCCCAGGTGAACGCGCTCTGTATCTTCGGCGAGAAGCGGGGGCTCGCGAAGCTCTTTGCGACCCACCCGCCGGTCGAGAAGCGGATCGAGCGGCTGCGCGCCTGA
- a CDS encoding pyridoxamine 5'-phosphate oxidase family protein, which yields MKLTGTWNREEVDDFLTTTVPIRLSCRTPADHLWMLSLWYLWEDDALWCATGADADVVRYLRANDEVAFEVSTNDPPYRGVRGRGHASIDVDEEKTLLRRLLQRYLGGTDSTLARRLLAPERDEVRIRVDPARLHSWDYSDRMQDS from the coding sequence ATGAAACTCACGGGGACCTGGAACAGGGAGGAGGTCGACGACTTTCTGACGACGACGGTCCCGATTCGCCTCTCGTGTCGCACTCCCGCCGACCACCTCTGGATGCTCTCGCTGTGGTATCTCTGGGAGGACGACGCACTGTGGTGTGCCACCGGCGCGGACGCGGACGTGGTTCGCTACCTCCGCGCGAACGACGAGGTCGCCTTCGAGGTGTCGACGAACGACCCACCCTATCGCGGGGTTCGCGGCCGCGGCCACGCCAGCATCGACGTCGACGAAGAAAAGACGCTCCTCCGCCGACTCCTCCAGCGCTACCTCGGGGGAACCGACTCCACACTCGCCCGACGGCTGCTCGCCCCCGAGCGCGACGAAGTCCGAATCAGGGTCGACCCCGCCCGCCTCCACAGCTGGGACTACTCCGACCGGATGCAAGACAGCTGA
- the tgtA gene encoding tRNA guanosine(15) transglycosylase TgtA: protein MREHFELRHVDAAGRIGELTVPRAGVTVETPALMPVINPNIETIAPSRLESEFGAQVLITNSYIIRSTPDLRERALDEGLHEMLDFSGAIVTDSGSFQLAEYGEIDVTTREIVEFQRDIGSDVGTPVDIPTPPDVSREQAERELDETKQALADAEAVEVGDMLVNAPVQGSTYPDLREEAARAAYATDLDVFPVGAVVPLMNSYRYAEMVDVVAGAKRGLGVDAPVHLFGAGHPMMFALAAAMGCDLFDSAAYALYARDDRYLTVRGTEQLADLDYLPCECPVCASHSPAEIRRQDDAERERLLAEHNLHVSYGELRRVKQAIRRGNLLELVEARARGHPAMLDGYRALLDHADQLERADHVSKDAFFYLSTESARRPEVRRHHARLDRLPVAGEVLLTEGKGGADVYDDVWRVLPPFGPFPRELSDAYPFTAETPDRVDRAAQEMAAHGVRRLVEGNPDAEFTLAHDDWDAAALALVPDAVTLRNRRAER, encoded by the coding sequence ATGCGCGAGCACTTCGAACTCCGGCACGTCGACGCCGCGGGGCGAATCGGCGAACTGACCGTTCCCCGCGCGGGCGTGACAGTCGAGACGCCGGCGCTCATGCCGGTCATCAACCCGAACATCGAGACCATCGCCCCGTCCCGCCTCGAGTCGGAGTTCGGCGCACAGGTGCTCATCACCAACTCCTACATCATCCGTTCGACCCCCGACCTCCGCGAGCGCGCCCTCGACGAGGGCCTTCACGAGATGCTGGACTTCTCGGGCGCGATCGTCACCGACTCGGGGTCGTTCCAGCTCGCCGAGTACGGCGAGATCGACGTGACGACGCGGGAGATCGTCGAGTTCCAGCGCGACATCGGCTCCGACGTCGGGACCCCAGTGGATATCCCGACACCCCCGGACGTCTCCCGCGAGCAAGCCGAGCGCGAACTCGACGAGACGAAGCAGGCGCTCGCGGACGCCGAGGCGGTCGAGGTGGGTGACATGCTCGTCAACGCGCCGGTCCAGGGGTCGACCTACCCCGACCTCCGCGAGGAAGCCGCTCGCGCCGCCTACGCGACCGACCTCGACGTCTTCCCCGTCGGGGCAGTGGTCCCGCTGATGAACTCCTACCGATATGCAGAGATGGTCGACGTCGTCGCCGGGGCGAAACGCGGCCTCGGCGTCGACGCGCCCGTCCACCTCTTCGGTGCCGGACACCCGATGATGTTCGCGCTCGCCGCGGCGATGGGGTGTGACCTGTTCGATTCGGCCGCGTACGCGCTGTACGCGCGCGACGACCGCTATCTCACCGTGCGAGGGACCGAGCAGTTGGCCGACCTCGACTACCTGCCCTGTGAGTGTCCGGTCTGTGCGAGCCACTCGCCCGCGGAGATTCGCAGGCAGGACGACGCCGAGCGCGAGCGCCTGCTGGCCGAGCACAACCTCCACGTCTCCTACGGGGAGCTTCGGCGGGTGAAACAGGCGATTCGAAGGGGGAACCTCCTCGAACTCGTCGAGGCGCGCGCCCGCGGCCATCCGGCGATGCTCGACGGCTACCGGGCGCTCTTGGACCACGCCGACCAGTTAGAGCGAGCAGACCACGTCTCGAAGGACGCCTTCTTCTACCTCTCGACCGAGAGCGCCCGGCGACCCGAGGTGCGTCGCCACCACGCGCGGCTCGACCGCCTCCCCGTCGCTGGCGAGGTGCTCCTCACCGAGGGCAAGGGCGGTGCCGACGTGTACGACGACGTCTGGCGCGTCCTCCCGCCCTTCGGTCCGTTCCCGCGCGAACTCTCCGACGCGTACCCGTTCACGGCCGAGACGCCAGACCGGGTCGACCGCGCGGCACAGGAGATGGCGGCCCACGGCGTACGGCGGCTCGTCGAGGGCAACCCCGACGCGGAGTTCACCCTCGCACACGACGACTGGGACGCCGCTGCGCTCGCGCTCGTGCCCGACGCGGTGACGCTCCGGAACCGCCGCGCCGAACGCTGA
- a CDS encoding CPBP family intramembrane glutamic endopeptidase — protein MSVSTGEASSPLRSVGVAVAVAVVGIVVGTALVLGSLTAIQASGVRVTPLGFIVASLVLLQGVAFGGVALGYLRYRGLTRDYLGVRVPSLPEVGAVVVGYVVAIGVAITGAIVVSVAGVQAGSNQAAELGAENPEVLLLLIPASILIIGPGEELLFRGVVQNRLRETFDAVPGIVIASAIFAAIHFVALSGGAGARLVSIVVLFFPSLVFGAVYEFSKNLVVPALVHGIYNATLFTLLYVAIQFGGAQPM, from the coding sequence ATGTCCGTCTCCACGGGTGAGGCGTCGTCCCCGTTGCGCTCCGTCGGCGTGGCCGTCGCCGTCGCCGTCGTCGGCATCGTCGTCGGAACCGCGCTGGTGCTCGGCTCGCTCACCGCAATCCAGGCCAGCGGCGTCCGCGTCACGCCGCTGGGGTTCATCGTCGCCTCGCTCGTCCTCCTCCAGGGCGTCGCCTTCGGTGGGGTCGCCCTCGGCTATCTGCGGTACCGCGGCCTCACGAGGGACTACCTCGGGGTCCGCGTCCCCTCACTCCCCGAAGTGGGCGCCGTCGTCGTCGGCTACGTCGTCGCCATCGGTGTCGCCATCACCGGAGCCATCGTCGTCAGTGTCGCCGGCGTCCAGGCCGGGTCGAACCAGGCCGCCGAACTCGGCGCGGAGAACCCCGAAGTCCTCTTGCTCCTCATTCCGGCCTCCATCCTCATCATCGGTCCGGGCGAGGAACTCCTCTTCCGGGGCGTGGTCCAGAACCGCCTGCGCGAGACGTTCGACGCCGTCCCGGGCATCGTCATCGCGAGCGCCATCTTCGCCGCCATCCACTTCGTCGCCCTCTCGGGCGGGGCGGGGGCGCGACTCGTCTCAATCGTCGTCCTCTTCTTCCCGAGCCTGGTGTTCGGTGCCGTCTACGAGTTCTCGAAGAACCTCGTCGTGCCGGCGTTAGTGCATGGAATCTACAACGCGACGCTCTTCACCCTGCTGTACGTCGCCATCCAGTTCGGCGGCGCACAGCCGATGTGA
- a CDS encoding NUDIX hydrolase translates to MDREGRSDSTETADDDLAWELLGSAIDYSCPGFDVRRDDVRLPDGTETDYHYVDEPPAVVVLPFVARDEGREELVVIEEWRQAVGRVSHGLPAGTTEPDDDDLTEAARRELAEETGYEADSVEPLLSSEPINGVANAVHHYFVARGCTPTGEQDLDFNESIRVSTTPYDDLFARALSGELRDGRTLLGLFAYAHHHE, encoded by the coding sequence ATGGACCGTGAGGGACGAAGCGACAGCACAGAGACGGCCGACGACGACCTCGCGTGGGAACTGCTCGGCTCCGCCATCGACTACTCCTGCCCGGGCTTCGACGTCCGTCGCGACGACGTCCGACTCCCCGACGGCACCGAGACGGACTATCACTACGTCGACGAACCGCCCGCGGTGGTCGTGCTCCCGTTCGTCGCCAGGGACGAGGGGCGTGAGGAACTGGTCGTCATCGAGGAGTGGCGACAGGCGGTCGGGCGGGTGAGCCACGGGCTCCCGGCGGGAACCACGGAACCGGACGACGACGACCTCACCGAGGCCGCCCGGCGCGAACTCGCCGAGGAGACGGGGTACGAGGCCGACAGCGTCGAACCGCTCCTCAGTTCGGAGCCGATAAACGGCGTCGCCAACGCCGTCCACCACTACTTCGTCGCCCGCGGGTGCACGCCGACGGGCGAACAGGACCTCGACTTCAACGAGAGCATCCGCGTCTCGACGACGCCGTACGACGACCTCTTCGCCCGGGCGCTCAGCGGCGAGCTCAGGGACGGCCGGACGCTGCTCGGACTGTTCGCGTACGCCCACCATCACGAGTGA
- a CDS encoding aryl-sulfate sulfotransferase: MTRSTRTANLLLVAACVVLVVPLVGSAVTAPTIGATDTVDGSDGPPRTLVGSQGGGPGLHEDGSVYLLAGSDVVWTEASADSYFDVTHVSEERVLAGFMHSGYTDCGPYESPCTHTGYRVIDPSGETPTVESEYSFPVRTRKNSEVHDVEPLPSGELVLSDMEHERIFTVNEAGEETWEWRASEFYDAPDDPTRRDWLHINDVDYLGDDRFLVSVRNANQLVIVERGSGVVEVVNEDTDDDDDSDCTQFDQLEDADGDGDVRCGDPDLLDHQHNPQWLGDGAVLVADSENNRVVELHRTEDGEWEEAWVLRQAEGVAFSWPRDADRLSNGNTLITDSANQRIVEVNESGETVWSYRTPLIPYEAERLPEGETVGATLYGTPGDTTTAGEVPVLTALLQIIRTSVPIPFWVSELHVATTLLAVLSGLAGGGLHLKTWVGRSRG, from the coding sequence ATGACCCGCTCGACTCGAACAGCGAACCTCCTCCTGGTCGCGGCCTGCGTCGTCCTCGTGGTCCCCCTCGTGGGAAGTGCCGTGACAGCGCCGACCATCGGTGCCACCGACACCGTCGACGGGAGCGACGGCCCCCCGCGGACGCTCGTCGGCTCACAGGGTGGCGGTCCCGGCCTCCACGAGGACGGAAGCGTCTACTTGCTCGCCGGGTCGGACGTCGTCTGGACGGAAGCGTCGGCCGACTCGTACTTCGACGTGACGCACGTCTCCGAAGAGCGCGTCCTCGCGGGGTTCATGCACTCGGGCTACACCGACTGTGGCCCCTACGAGTCGCCGTGTACCCACACCGGCTACCGTGTCATCGACCCGTCGGGCGAGACCCCGACCGTCGAATCGGAGTACTCCTTCCCGGTTCGGACGCGGAAGAACAGCGAGGTGCACGACGTGGAGCCGCTCCCCTCGGGCGAACTCGTCCTGAGCGACATGGAACACGAGCGTATCTTCACCGTGAACGAGGCCGGCGAGGAGACCTGGGAGTGGCGGGCGAGCGAGTTCTACGACGCGCCCGACGACCCCACCCGGCGCGACTGGCTCCACATCAACGACGTCGACTATCTGGGAGATGACCGCTTCCTCGTCTCGGTCCGCAACGCCAACCAGCTCGTCATCGTCGAGCGCGGGTCGGGCGTCGTCGAGGTCGTCAACGAGGACACCGACGACGACGACGACAGTGACTGCACCCAGTTCGACCAGCTCGAAGACGCCGACGGCGACGGCGACGTCCGCTGTGGCGACCCCGACCTCCTGGACCACCAGCACAACCCGCAGTGGCTCGGCGACGGCGCGGTCTTGGTCGCCGACTCGGAGAACAACCGGGTCGTCGAACTCCACCGCACCGAGGACGGCGAGTGGGAGGAGGCGTGGGTGCTCCGACAGGCCGAGGGCGTGGCCTTCTCCTGGCCGCGCGACGCCGACCGCCTCTCGAACGGGAATACGCTTATCACCGACTCGGCGAACCAGCGCATCGTCGAGGTGAACGAGTCGGGCGAGACGGTGTGGAGCTACCGGACGCCGCTCATCCCCTACGAGGCAGAGCGCCTCCCGGAGGGTGAGACGGTGGGGGCGACGCTGTACGGGACTCCCGGCGACACGACCACCGCGGGAGAAGTGCCGGTCCTCACCGCCCTGCTCCAGATTATCCGGACGAGCGTCCCCATCCCGTTCTGGGTCTCCGAACTCCACGTCGCGACGACACTGCTCGCCGTCCTCTCGGGGCTCGCCGGCGGCGGCCTCCACCTGAAGACGTGGGTCGGTCGGAGCCGCGGCTGA